The Thermoanaerobaculia bacterium genomic interval ATCGCGGCGGAGCCGCGATCCGCGGAGCGTCCGAGCGGATGCGAGGTTGCGCGAGGCGTCTGCGAGCGAAGCGAAGCAGGTTTTGGTGCACCCGGAGGAATGGCCTGGCGCACTGGCGTGCTTGGCGATTCCTCCTCAGGGTCTTCGCTCGGCGGAGGGATTGGCTCTTAGCGTGGGCGTTCTCGGCGTAATTGGTGCACCCGGAGGAATTCGAATCCCCAACCTTCTGATCCGTAGTCAGATGCTCTATCCAATTGAGCTACGGGTGCAGGGGCGCGCAGATTAGCGAAATTCGGGGGGATTTTCAATTGCGGCCAAAAAGAAAAGGCGCGGACGAACCGCGCCTCTTCGACCGCCCGCGAACGGAGTTACTTTTTGGGGCCCAGGATCGCGTCCTTGGCCGCCTTCGCGACGCGGAACTTCACGACGCGCTTCGCCGCGATCTTGATCGGCTCGCCCGTCGCGGGATTCCGGCCCATCCGCGCCTTCCGGTTGACGAGGACCATCTTTCCCAGTCCGGGGATCGTGAACGAGTTCTTCGCTTCCTTGTGAGCGAGAGCGGCGAGCTCCTCGAGGAACTGGGTCGACACTCTCTTCGTGACCCCGGTCTTCTTCGCGAGATGATCGGCGATCTGGGATTTGGTCATCGCTTTGGCCATTGAATCCTTCCTTTCATTTACGCCACCCTGTCTTTGGAAGCAGCGTTTTTCAAGCTTTCACAACGGACGGAAAACTTTTCCCTGCCGCC includes:
- a CDS encoding HU family DNA-binding protein, which gives rise to MAKAMTKSQIADHLAKKTGVTKRVSTQFLEELAALAHKEAKNSFTIPGLGKMVLVNRKARMGRNPATGEPIKIAAKRVVKFRVAKAAKDAILGPKK